A section of the Cololabis saira isolate AMF1-May2022 chromosome 16, fColSai1.1, whole genome shotgun sequence genome encodes:
- the LOC133462592 gene encoding alcohol dehydrogenase 1-like yields the protein MATAGKVIKCRAAVAWEPNKPLVIEEIEVAPPQANEVRIKVMASGVCHTDLYHLFEGMHKDGFPAVLGHEGAGVVESVGAGVTEFQPGDRVIPLFISQCGECRFCKSPKTNQCEKGWAADRIDVMSSADSRFTCKGKKVLQFMGTSTFSEYTVINQIAVAKIDPAAPLDRVCLLGCGVCTGFGAAVNTAQVEPGSTCAVFGLGAVGLAAVMGCKFAGAKKIIAVDINPEKAEIAKVFGATDFVNSKDHKKPISEVLAEMTNGGVDYSLECVGNVGVMRSALEACVKGWGVSVIVGWTDLHDFASRPIQLIAGRTWKGSLFGGFKSKDGVPQMVKAYLEKRVKLDEFVTHSMTLDQVNDAVELMKHGRCIRTVLTIFPK from the exons ATGGCCACAGCTGGGAAG GTTATCAAGTGCCGGGCGGCGGTCGCCTGGGAGCCCAACAAGCCTCTGGTGATTGAGGAGATTGAGGTGGCGCCTCCTCAGGCCAATGAGGTCCGCATCAAG GTTATGGCTTCAGGAGTGTGCCACACAGACCTTTACCATCTGTTTGAGGGAATGCACAAAGACGGCTTTCCCGCAGTCCTCGGCCACGAGGGGGCCGGCGTAGTGGAAAGTGTCGGTGCTGGTGTCACTGAATTTCAGCCAG GGGACAGGGTTATCCCTCTGTTCATCTCCCAGTGTGGAGAATGTCGCTTCTGTAAGAGTCCTAAGACCAACCAGTGTGAGAAAGGATG GGCTGCCGATCGTATTGATGTGATGTCCTCAGCAGACTCCAGGTTTACCTGTAAGGGGAAGAAGGTGCTGCAGTTCATGGGAACCAGCACTTTCTCTGAGTACACTGTGATAAACCAGATTGCTGTGGCTAAGATCGATCCTGCCGCCCCTCTGGACAGAGTCTGTCTCCTCGGTTGTGGGGTCTGCACAGGCTTTGGAGCAGCAGTTAACACTGCTCAG GTTGAACCGGGCTCCACCTGTGCTGTGTTCGGTTTAGGAGCCGTGGGTCTGGCCGCAGTCATGGGCTGCAAGTTTGCAGGAGCAAAGAAGATCATTGCTGTTGACATCAACCCAGAGAAGGCTGAAATCGCCAAGGTGTTTGGGGCCACCGACTTTGTGAACTCCAAAGATCACAAGAAACCCATCAGTGAAGTGCTGGCTGAGATGACCAACGGAGGAGTGGACTACTCCCTGGAATGTGTCGGGAATGTGGGAGTCATG CGCAGTGCCTTGGAGGCCTGTGTGAAAGGCTGGGGTGTCAGCGTGATTGTTGGCTGGACCGACTTGCACGACTTTGCCTCCCGACCCATTCAGCTGATTGCAGGGCGCACATGGAAGGGCTCTCTGTTTGGAG GGTTCAAGAGCAAGGATGGCGTCCCTCAGATGGTTAAAGCTTACCTGGAGAAGAGGGTGAAACTGGACGAGTTCGTCACCCACAGCATGACCCTGGACCAAGTGAACGATGCCGTTGAGCTGATGAAGCACGGCCGATG CATCCGTACAGTTCTGACTATCTTTCCCAAATAA